DNA from Nitriliruptor alkaliphilus DSM 45188:
TCCCGGCATCGGCCAGCGTCCGGGTGGCCCGACCCAGGTGACCTGGCTCGTCCGGCAGCGGCACCACGACCACACGCCGGGCCGCCCTGACGTCGAAGCCCGCCCCCTGGAGCACCTCGAGCGCCTCCTCGGCCTTGTCCACCAGCAGGTGCACGATGCCCTTGCCCTGGCCCGTGAACGCGCTGATCGCCTCGATGTTGATGCCCGCTTCACCGAGCGTCTCGCCGAGCTCCGCGACCACCCCGGGGCGGTCCTCGGGGATGATCACCAGGTCCTTGCGCACGTCGTTGCTCCCTCGTCGCGGAACGTCAGCCTAGGTCCGCCGAGCGTGCCGATGTGCGGCGGTCGTGCGGCCGCGCGTGGAGGCAGGGCAGCGTTCGGCAGGGCGGTGCAGCAGAGCTACACTCCCTCGCCGACCCGCAACTCGGGTCCTTTCCGGGGTAGCTCAGTTGGCAGAGCGCTCGACTGTTAATCGAGTTGTCGCCGGTTCGAGCCCGGCCCCCGGAGCGCTTCGATCGGGCCACCGGCACGTGCCGGTGGCCCGCTCGCCGTCTCGGCCCCGGACGGCTCGTGCGGCGCCGTGAGTAGCGCATCCATGAGCGCCAGCCCCTGCCGGTGGGTGTCGGCACTGTGGTACGCGACGTGGGCGCAGCCGTGGACGTGCTTGTTGTGCCGG
Protein-coding regions in this window:
- a CDS encoding ACT domain-containing protein, producing the protein MRKDLVIIPEDRPGVVAELGETLGEAGINIEAISAFTGQGKGIVHLLVDKAEEALEVLQGAGFDVRAARRVVVVPLPDEPGHLGRATRTLADAGINIEQAYIAGGSRLVIVCDEVDRAKELLGVE